In the genome of Mercurialis annua linkage group LG8, ddMerAnnu1.2, whole genome shotgun sequence, the window ttcaaattaagCCGGAGCTCGAATCTCACATATTCTAACGACTTTGATCTCGAACTACTAAAACGAAATTCGATCAAGTTCAAGTCCAATTCCGAGCTTTAAATTTTAGAGTCAAATCAAGCTCAAACTTGGCACTGTTTCTACTCAACTCAAATTACACCCCTACGGATTATTATAAAGATAAAATGCTTAGTTTAGTTACCTTATGGGGAGTCTTAGGAACTTTTCTAGGAGGCTTAGGAGGAGTAGAAACATCACTAGAAACCCCACTATCTTGCCTCAAAATGGAAGGAGAATAAGGAGAATTAGGAGCAGAATTATCAGTCTTAAACCTCAGCATGTTCTTGCTAGGACTACTCAAATCACCACCACCTGCAGGAGAAGAAGAACAAACAAAATCAGACCCAAAAAGCTCAGATTTCAACAGCCTACAATAAGCTTCATTGCCCCCTTCTTTAACAGGAGACCCCTTTTTTTCAAGCAATCCAAAAGTATGTAGTCTTGAAGATGATCTGCATGGTATGAATCTGTCACTACAAGTTGATGATTTTGACTGTGGTGATGATGAGAGATTTGAAATGTCCCTTGGTGATGATGCTATGGTGGATTTGAAAAGATTGGAGCTTGGTGATTGGAATGTTTCTAATCTTAGTGATGTTTGGTTCATCCCTGTTGGGAGATTTATCCCACTTTTTCTTCTTGGTGGTGTTGACTCCATTTTTTTGTgtaaattttgagtttttgttaGCTCTTTGAGATGAATTGAATTGAAGgttactgatttttttttcaacaaaaactgaaaaatttcAAGCAAAAATTGAGTTATTTTTAGCTCATTGAGATTAAAGATTGAATCTTTTAGCTCTTTGAGATAAATTGAATTGATGGGTACTGAAATTTTTCAATataaaactgatttttttagCTCATTTGGAAGTAAAGATTGAATCTTTTTATCTCTTTGAGACAAATTTGATTGATGGGTACTGAATTATTTCAACAAAAACTGAATTGTTTTAGCTCTTTGAGATAAATTGAATTGATGGGTActgatttttttcaataaaaactgaaattttagCTATTTGGGAGTAATGATTGAATCTTTTTAGCTCTTTGAGATGAATTGAATTGATGGGTACTGAAATTTTTCAGCAAAAACTGAATATTTTAGCTACTGAATAAAATGGATTATTCAATGGCCTCTTGAGATAGAGAGGGAGAGAGAGAGGCTTTTTGAATAATTGTTTGGTGTGTAGAAGAAGATCTCCAACGGTCGAATTATGAGGAGCTAGGTTGGATTGATTGTAGTAATTTGGGAAAGAGGAGAAGTTTGGTTCTTTTTTGGGTAGCATTTCTAACGGTCAAATTACATAGAAagcaagaaaaaaacaaaaaagctgAGTGTGAGAGAGCTGGTCTTTCTTACCAAAATAGCCGTTGTTTGTTctcttttcaattaattttggGTAAATGTACAATATGGACAGTCCTTTTAGATTCTGTTTTGAATTTGgaccttaatattttttttttccatttggaccttgattttataaaaagaaacaattaaaccctcatttaacatttttttttttgataattaaacatttttgtTATCTTCGATGCAGACCACATATAAATGTTAAGTtccaaaaaaagttaaattatgtATATCCAAATTTAATAGAATGTCATATATATGCTAAAGaaagtataattaattaaaaggaacaaaaaagtaattaatgaAGTTAATCTAACTGATTTTGAAGCTttaaatttagagaattttctGTGCAGATCAAATTCTTAATAATTCTTAAAGAACCACCCATAATGTTTGAAATGGTGGTGACATTTacattcaaatttataattggTCTCCAGGGCCAAAAATGTCTGATAATGATGAAGTAATGGTAAATAATCAAAGTTTCAAAGTCTCATGGTTTTTTCCTATTTGTACCTATCAACCTACTGCTACCCATTTCCATCTCTATATAAATCactgaaattaaattatagCGTGTAATTAAATTGGTATCTCCGAAGCCAATCTTCACCCTTTTCGTAATAATCCGCTCTACTAAAAGTTTGCTGTGGGAATTGCAACGCAGCGGCGTAAGTAGAAGCCCCACGCCAAGCATCAAGAACCGGATCCAATGCTCTGACCACCTTTATAGGTGCCCCATTTGGCCGAATCATACGGATTCCTGACTCCAAGCGCTCAGATATACCAGGGTAGAGGCTGCTTCCACCGGTCAAAAGGATTGAATTTGTTAATCTAGCCTCCAAATCTTCGTCCTTGGACGGCAACCTCTTTATCGAGACACCAGCCATTTCATCTAGCCCTGCCTGATCGATACCAACTAGGTTCGGAAGAAAAAGAATTTCCGGACATCGGAATCTTTCGACGCCAAGCATAACTTGGAAATCATCTTTCGTCAATGGACGGAGTTTTGGCAGTTCAGAAGCTGGTTGCGACGGTCCTACATCTGGCTTAGAAATAAATGTCGGGTCTATTTCCTGCGACAGCACGAATCAATACCCATTACCAATTTAGAGCGAGAATTTAAATTAACAGAACTCGAAACTAACACGAGAAATAGACAAACTAACCTGAAGCCGAGAAGAAATACGAGCAAGCTCTACTTCATCATCCTCCGCCCCCTCATCGTCATCATTATTATCTTTACTGATTAGTTGATAAAGTTGCCAATCCTCGTCTCTGGAGCCAAATGTATCCTCCCCCTTACCTCGATCAAAGGCTGCTGTTGTTAAGAGACGCATCTTTTCCCTCTGGGCAGGATTCGATCTCTCACCACGACCAACACCACCAGACATATTATTTCCATTTGAGTGATTCCCATTTGTTTTATGTCGTTTTCGCTGCTCAACTTTCTCACAAAGCTCCTTATGTTTAGCACGTGTTTCCTCCAAATAAAGTTCTGGATTCTCTCTGCATAACACAATCAAGTAGGAAATATGAAAATCGAGAAGTTAGCAAATTCATAGGCTTCACAAATACATCCTTTGCGGCTTTGCAGAATTTCATATTCATGAACAAAGAAAGCACCATCACAGGGAAATCAAGTGATAAAAGAAACAACAAAACCTCATCAGTATTTATTTATGGAACTAATGAACTGACTGACATGATAACAGGctcacttaaaaaaattatgatgcGCAAAATATGATCAGGTATTAAGTTCATTAACAAATTTGCTCATGGTTCATTTGTATGAGCTTGTTCAGATACGAAAATAGAAAAGATCAGGGAAGATCATGTATAAATTTTTTGCtgaattttattagttttgaaCGTACAAGCGTTTTTCTTCATCcgctttattctttctttctcgTTCTAATTCTTCTTCACGGCGTTTCTGTTTAGCTTGCAGCCGGCCTTGGGCTGTGGATTTAAGGAACACctgtttcttcttttctttcagCTATCATAAAGAAGAACAATGGCAATATAAAATGAGAAGCTACAATAAGCACTTAAAAAATGCACATTGAGAATATTAATGATGCTACGGTAATCAATAGAAGTTAATTTCGACCCCAAACTTGagagaaaagataaaaaaagctCAAGTTCGtggtttagaaaaaaaaactctaactTGTCAATTTTGGATCAGTTACCATCTTTGACCATCAAGATCGATGCCGACGGTGTAACTGACCCAAAATTGACaagttaagaattttttttttaattcaataccGACTTTGGACTCTTTTGATCTTTCATTCACATGAACATAATATTCTGTAAGGAGCATACATACCTGCTCTGGGGTCAACTCATCGTCTGGAATTTCAAGAAGGGGATATTTTTCGTTTGTTGATGAATCGCTTTTATCTTCAAGTTCAGCTTGCTCAACCTTTGGCTCTCCTTTTGCTTTACGTAATAACTCTGTTTTTTTCACTAATAAGGATTCTATATCCTGCTTGGAGGCATATTCAGTATCTCTCAAGAAGGATGTAATTTGATCTTCGTCAACTTGTTCAAGCTGCTCCAAAAGAAACTTCATATCACGCAACTGATTTTCTAGTTCATTTATCTTAGATGACTTCTTCATCAAAGCCATTTCTCGCAACCGTTGACCCTGTCTCTCCCTTAAGGCTGCCTTTCTAGCCACCTCTTCTTCTGATGGAGGTTCCTCAACTGGCGGCGGAACCCACGGAAGCTGCCAACATCTGGTTTTATCTTCAGCTTGTTTAGTCCCTTTCTATCACATAATTGCAACTGTCAGTACACATAAATTTGAAAAGATCACAAGCAGAGAAAGAATGCCAAGCTAGTTACCTGAAATAATCGAGCTTCTGAAGCATAATCAGGAGCAATATAGCAATGCTCCATTTTTAGGTCCTCAATCTTTTCCCATGTAAATCTGGCCCTGATGGAGCAtataagaaacaaaacctaaataTAAAGTTGCAAAAAAGATAAACCTATATTGGAGTAGACGCTAGCTGAAGTTATTATACTCACATGTGATGAGGATATTTCAAAGAAAGCAGTTGCTTTAAATAATCAGTGACATGAAATCCACCAATGTTAGTTCGGCTGCATCCGTTATAGGCAGGCTCTCCATCAATAAACTGGGAACCGAAAAGCATGATGAAATCAATTGAAGAAAATGTGAATTTGGGACCATATTTTAATCTTATTCATCACTGATAAAAACAAAGATTGATTTCCATATGAATATGATTTGTGAGTTGCATTATTATAAGCAGCAAAGTGTTTTCATCAAGTATCTCAAGAAATAATACTTCTGAGGTAACGGAAAACTGTAAGATAGTTCAGACGTGTATACAGTATCTACCAAGCCAATAATGTGCAGCACACACTAAAGAATAGCATAAAGCTACAATGCCTGCAAGTGAAACAGCTGAGATAGATGCCTCAATAGTCCATGCACTTTACGCTTTGGCCCAAGAACTGAACTAGGTAGTACCCAGCTGTATCTGCCTCGCCTAAGAGGAATCTATATTATCTACTCGTCTTACACTTAAAAAACACTGATAGAAGCTTTATTCTTCATCctagtttacaaattttattcaaCTGCATCTAAGAAAAGATTCCAAACCCTCAAGCCAAATGCAGCTTAAGATATGTCTACGCACAACCTTGCTGATAAACTACTGAATAATTTGTTTGTAATTTCAACCTTGCATATTACATAAGGAAGAAACGATCACcaaattctgaaaataaaaatatttaaaataagtaaattcaaaggttatgaaagcCTACTGGAATAACATGAGTGGTTGTAAATCCTGGGCAAATAGCAAGCCCGTCTTTATCACAAACCCCATGTTGTTGATTGTACTTATAGCTGAAAGCAGCATCAACACCAAACGCTGTGAAACAGAATAAAATACAGATTAATTAGGCAAGCCAGTCATAGAGtagatacaaaaaaaataaaaaaccttgCCCCTTTAGAGGACAGAAAAAATTCCCTTAAAATTGCAAAGAGTTATACCTACTGATGGAACTCCATAAGTTTCAAAAAGAAGCTCTGCCATTTTGCTACGTGACTGAATTGGGTTGCATACACATTCTGTGATCAGGATAGGATGATTAATCTGTTCTgccataaaatcaacaaaagtAACAGTCTTATACTTGTTGTGAGCCTATCGACTAATCTCAACCCTAAGCAGAAAATGCTGGTATGCAATATGAGAGTCATGCAGCTTGGAcagtaaataattaaaattatccGGAACTGTCATTTTGTCATGCGTGCATTACCAATAACACCAATTGTACATTTAGAAAAACTCACTTCTAATGGTACCTACATCAGACCATGCTCCAAACATTGTGAcacaaaattgccaaaattaaCTAGAGGTAATACCTAACTCACATATTAAAATTCAACCTAAAGAATGATCAAAATGTTTAGAACAATCCGATAAACTGTAACGATGAtttagattaaaatttaatccAATCCTCAGATAAATGTCATCATTAGTTCATTATGCCTGCAACGCGAAAAATGACTTGTAGAATGTAGCTTGCCCTTTCAATAAGATTAGGTAGTTAACTGTTAATACTATGATGTATCAATTATAGGATCACCTGACTTAAACTACAGAAATATGCAGTAACAATGGTTTTATTCAAGATTCCAAAATTACCCACAAACTATATAACTATTCTTTAGTAAAAGCCAAACAGGATTCATAGCTCAATTTAAACAACATTCTCATTTTACCTCTGATCCATTTGCTCCCAGCCGATCAAATCCAAAGTCGAGAATCTACAAAATGGAAATATCAGCTAATCCCAAGTAATTAATAGGCTAACAAATGAGTAGTCCGCAATTTGATTAAAACAACTTTACACACATAAAAATCGAATGACTTACAGATTCCATAATCTCAAACTGATAAACAACATTACTATCAAACGCAGAACGCGGCCCAGAGCGAGTGCAATCAAAGTATTTGAACAATGCAGGATTATGATCACCAACAACAGTCACAGTCTCACCTAAAAACACAATCACCAGCAAACCAAATTCAACATTTACATTATCCACCCAAATTTCCACTCTTTTCTCAAAAACCAAGCtaaaattcaagaaaatttTACCAGTAGTTTTATGCCTTGGTCGTTGAATAATGTTGCGAAAAATAACACGAGGCTCAGTCTCACCAGCCCATCTAATTGAATTCAAGTAAAGCAcgaaaaaatttaatcaaaattagaTGATGAAACACGAAACCCTAATTGAATTGGAGAAAATTAGGGATATTACCCGATGCGAAAATAGGAAGCGCCATTGTCGACTACGATTGGTGTTGAGGAAGGGAAACGACTGTAATCAGTCTGTCGTTTAATTTGCGATATGAATGGCATTTGGGCTTTAAATTTTGAATGTGAAACTTTTAGTAATGAAAAATGCACAACAAAAAATAGTTGTGAAGGGTTTTTGCAGGTGAAAGTTTCTGAGGAAAGTGAGAGACCATTACCGTCAACTAGCAGAGCTTTTGGACCGGTTCGGTCGGACCGTTAAATGGTTATGATCTAAATTCTAGTGTAGGAACTGAAGTAGACGAGTGTTTATCCAAATATTGCCAtgttatttttacaacaaataaataaatatttatgataaaaaaaatttaattattatttatttttttgttattaaacaTTTCATATGGCTCACGCATTGTtgtttgttgcacgaataatATGATGTAACTGTTGTGTTGTAGAGACTCGAGGAGTCGGTTAATAGTAATCAATGAAATGAGTTCATTTCCGTTAAAAAAAAACtgttgtgttgtataattatttgaaGTAGATAAGTATTTCTCTTATACAACTGTTGCGTCATTTTTACAACCAGCTAATGAACATttgtgattgattttttttaattattatttatttttttataatttaattttttaaatagctGACGCGCTGTTGATTTATTGTATGAATGACATGACGCAATagttgtgttgtataattttcCGAAATAGACAAATGAAGAGATTGAATTAATTACCTTCATAATATGGATAATAATACATCACAATGATTGTGTAAGTCATCCGTATAACAACCAAATAAGGCGTTAGTTATgtggtaaaaaaataaactataattaaaaaatttctatcGTAAATGCTCATTGTCTTTTTGTAAAAATGACATGGGACAActattactttaaaatattcaaCTTGAATGAGTTTTTCTATGAGATAATTACTTTTAACCCCTCAGGTTTAATATATTATACTAGTTggatcctaatgtttaaaagttATACTAACACctttaagttttaaaatattactaaaacACCCTTACATTATATTTTTGCGTTAGTTAACCGctagttaagaaaaataatgtaCTATATATAGACATGTTCATGGATTTGGGTACTAGTCCAAGCCGGCTTGGGCAATGTTTTATCGGACCAAGCCCGACCTGAGCCCAAAAACAGTCCGCTATTTTAGGGGGGTTTAAGATTTTCATCattataaaatttacatataaatCCTGGCCGAGCCTCAAAAAATATAGGCTTAAGGCCGGGTTTGGTTAGGAAATAGAAAGTCCCAGCGGGGCTTGAGcttgtataaaaaataaaaaagcccGATGGGCCCAGTTCGAGTACGACCCATGAACAGGTCTAACTATATGCccattgaaatttaataattttattaaaataaaaaatatataaataatagaaaaaaaattattacattaaaaataaaacaacaagacatactaattaagaaaaaattctattatttatatattttttattttatcaaatttaaaaattaaatatattaaaaaatataaatggtaGTAAAATGTGTAATATTGTAAAATGAAAAGGCCGATTAGTATAATATATTAAACTTTAAGAGAAATATaatatgaacaaaggatcactttcacccctcATCTTGCGTCAAAGATTCAAAGAAGTCCAACGCTGAAAAACtggatcacttataccctgaacttgtatAAACCGGATCAAAAAAGCCCATTTGCTGACGTGGCgctctaattggagagtgagatttaaATCAATCTATAATTAATCATAATCAACACTAACTAATCATacttaatcactaattaattacaatttaacactaattaaataaataaaaaaaattacccaaatttttttttggagctgctgctcctcgtttttcagaggagcagcagctcctcatTTTTTCCGATGAGGAGCCTCTGCTCCTCGGAAAATCGAGGAGCAGAGAGGAGCCTCTACTCCTCAGATGGAGGAGCAGAGGCTCCTCTTGCGAGGATCTGTGACCCGCGGGTCTGGAAGAACAGACCCGCGGGTctgcattttttaaaaaaaactaaaaagaattaatttttttgtgtatattaaaaaaattagggttaatttgttgatatttaaattttgagggttaattagctaattcagattttaaaatttgagagattaatttgttatatattaaaaattagagggttaatttgttattttagattttagaataatagttaaattgtagttttttaattattaggtcttaatttataatgtttaaaaaaattaggaccattttaagcttttttctatcaaaaactaCCTTGGGCAACAAAACCACTATagaaaaccggagagtgtattaCACTCTCTTGAGTGAGAGTGAGGAGGGGTTTTTTTGACCCGTTTTACACAAGTttagggtataagtgatcccttttttcagttttggactttttgatactttgacgcaaGTTCGGGGGTGAAAATGATCCTTTTTCAATAtagtatattatttttcttaactaaCGATTGACCGACGAAAAATATAACAGAAGAATGCTTTAAAATTGAGGGTTgtttttgtgtaatttttaaatatgaagatttaaataatataatatgtcaaatctcaaaatagttacctcattatatttttttcataaaactcCCTAATCAGAAACTTCAAATTGTCTAATTGTCTAATTCATATATATGAAAGTGATTAATCATAAATTGGTAATAGTTTATCCACATTTTATAGCCTTCCTACAAAAATAGGGCCACttccaaatatttttttctaatgtcaagtttaaaattaagctaaattattaaattaatttttttaaatctttttaagGCAAGCAAGCATAGAGCTAAGTGGCTTCCACCACACAATTGGATAAATCAAAAATGCAAACAGCTTCCCTAGCAAGCTGGCGCCAATATTTTACATGTTATGTTAATTACCATCttactatatatatacacactaataataatattaatactcAACATTTTCATTTCATACTCaacattttcttctttttaaaaatcttGTTTAGCAAATTAAAAATGGAAGTTCTAACTCGCGAAGCAGAAGAAATTGGGTGCAGAACTCCAAGCCGCCGCGAGTGTCGGATTCCGGCGACACCAGAGGCGTGTCCACCTGCGCCGAAGAAGAAAATGGTTTATATAAGGCAAAGGACGCCGCCGAAAGACGGATATTTTCAGCCACCGGAGCTTGAAGCTCTGTTCTTGATTGCACCAATAATAAGTGAAGCTTCATGGGCttgaattaattattaattggtgattatattatattatatttatgttatgtgtgtgtatatatttgTTGTGGTGTAACTTTTGTGTTGCatgattttcttttctttttgtaaaTTCATATAAGCCGGTGGTCGGAGCCAAACTTTTGAAGGAATGAAATTTATTTGACCAAGTAATATTATGTTtgactattttatttttctttctaatttgaTTAAAGTTTTGAAAGTCATATAACTATTCtaagaaaaagtttaaaaaaaaattaattgtagtAAATTCTAAAAGTAAAAATACTAAGGAACGATTTAGAGAACTAAACTGGTAAAGAGTCAGCTGTCCATGCTTGTAAACgatgaattattttttttataaaattaatcattttattcGATTGAAGAAGTATTTCTTACcctttccttttttttctcaaataaaaTATCTAGACgtctataaatttttctttttccgaATGTTGTTAATGGTCTATTGTTACTAAATGGTAGCTATTCTTTTACATCTGCTTTAATTTAATGAAATactataattatcaaaaaaaattaatgataaattgCCAACTCTTTTTATTGTTTTCGTTTGACGGACGTTTATGAACAAAGCACactttcatcaaaaaaaaaaatgaacaaagcaCATATTGAATTTAATCTATTACCAATCAATAATCGGAATTAGGTTCAAGACCTTTCAACTGTAAAAATGGACGTATATATGCTATAAtagttttattgtttttaatattatattttatcttccttttttttacaaattttgttttgtcctttattatatttcttttatattaaGAGTTTGTCTGGTGGTTGAATCAGACGCTATGAATGTAGTTTTTGATATAAGAAATCGGTTTGCGGATGATaaaaattttgacaaaaaaaaatgcattttgttagcaaaacaatttttttttcttaagtaCATCTACTGATAAGACAACATATGTTAACGCATAATATAAGTTCCATATCATGTcatcagttttttttaaatgtaactG includes:
- the LOC126660978 gene encoding actin-related protein 5 isoform X1; its protein translation is MPFISQIKRQTDYSRFPSSTPIVVDNGASYFRIGWAGETEPRVIFRNIIQRPRHKTTGETVTVVGDHNPALFKYFDCTRSGPRSAFDSNVVYQFEIMESILDFGFDRLGANGSEINHPILITECVCNPIQSRSKMAELLFETYGVPSVAFGVDAAFSYKYNQQHGVCDKDGLAICPGFTTTHVIPFIDGEPAYNGCSRTNIGGFHVTDYLKQLLSLKYPHHMARFTWEKIEDLKMEHCYIAPDYASEARLFQKGTKQAEDKTRCWQLPWVPPPVEEPPSEEEVARKAALRERQGQRLREMALMKKSSKINELENQLRDMKFLLEQLEQVDEDQITSFLRDTEYASKQDIESLLVKKTELLRKAKGEPKVEQAELEDKSDSSTNEKYPLLEIPDDELTPEQLKEKKKQVFLKSTAQGRLQAKQKRREEELERERKNKADEEKRLENPELYLEETRAKHKELCEKVEQRKRHKTNGNHSNGNNMSGGVGRGERSNPAQREKMRLLTTAAFDRGKGEDTFGSRDEDWQLYQLISKDNNDDDEGAEDDEVELARISSRLQEIDPTFISKPDVGPSQPASELPKLRPLTKDDFQVMLGVERFRCPEILFLPNLVGIDQAGLDEMAGVSIKRLPSKDEDLEARLTNSILLTGGSSLYPGISERLESGIRMIRPNGAPIKVVRALDPVLDAWRGASTYAAALQFPQQTFSRADYYEKGEDWLRRYQFNYTL
- the LOC126660978 gene encoding actin-related protein 5 isoform X2 yields the protein MAELLFETYGVPSVAFGVDAAFSYKYNQQHGVCDKDGLAICPGFTTTHVIPFIDGEPAYNGCSRTNIGGFHVTDYLKQLLSLKYPHHMARFTWEKIEDLKMEHCYIAPDYASEARLFQKGTKQAEDKTRCWQLPWVPPPVEEPPSEEEVARKAALRERQGQRLREMALMKKSSKINELENQLRDMKFLLEQLEQVDEDQITSFLRDTEYASKQDIESLLVKKTELLRKAKGEPKVEQAELEDKSDSSTNEKYPLLEIPDDELTPEQLKEKKKQVFLKSTAQGRLQAKQKRREEELERERKNKADEEKRLENPELYLEETRAKHKELCEKVEQRKRHKTNGNHSNGNNMSGGVGRGERSNPAQREKMRLLTTAAFDRGKGEDTFGSRDEDWQLYQLISKDNNDDDEGAEDDEVELARISSRLQEIDPTFISKPDVGPSQPASELPKLRPLTKDDFQVMLGVERFRCPEILFLPNLVGIDQAGLDEMAGVSIKRLPSKDEDLEARLTNSILLTGGSSLYPGISERLESGIRMIRPNGAPIKVVRALDPVLDAWRGASTYAAALQFPQQTFSRADYYEKGEDWLRRYQFNYTL